In Blastopirellula sediminis, the following proteins share a genomic window:
- a CDS encoding arylsulfatase: protein MRALLQSIVVVLFLLIPASCFAQQIDRSQLPLSEPSFKGKIEKTFKGSEQDYPQPVAPPQGAPNVLLILIDDLGFGHPSTFGGPISTPSLDRLAELGVKYNRFHTTAICSPTRAALLTGRNHHQCAFGTITELSTGYPGYHSVWPRSCASIAEVLKDNGYSTAAWGKWHNTPDWETSPIGPFDRWPTGLGFEYFYGFQGGETSQWYPQLFRNTTPIEQPATPEEGYHLTEDITDDAIAWINRQQSINPDKPFFVYFATGATHAPLHAPEEWIEKFKGQFDQGWDKIREETLARQKKIGVVPENTKLTPRPQEIPAWDSLSDDAKRLYARHQEAFAGFLAHTDYHVGRLVDAVRQLPDGDNTLIIYVAGDNGPSAEGSLTGTTNNMMTQNGIPDTVELQLKELQEIGGPKHENHYPVGWAWAGSSPFQWMKRVPSHFGGTRNGLVISWPAKVKDAGTMRSQFHHAIDIAPTIYEAAGIPEPKTVGGVEQTPIAGISMAYTISDPNAEGRRETQYFETGGHRAIYHKGWVAAAFQGVPWELTGSKGFDNAKWELYNIEEDFSEAVDLAEKYPEKLKELQAAFDQEAEKYDVYPLDDRFAERAVNRERPSVTRGRTSFSYASGADRIPEGSAPPLYQRTHTIAASLDLAEESVNGVIVAEGGSSGGYTLYVEDGKLVYEYNFFGKERKKIVADSKLPSGKVEVEMDYQQYPVTKNDPAVGGTVTLSVNGKQVAKGEVPHVVPARFSATETLDVGSDLGSTVSEDYTAPHSFSGEIKEVRIELK from the coding sequence ATGCGAGCGTTGCTGCAGAGTATTGTCGTCGTTCTATTTCTCTTGATCCCAGCATCTTGCTTCGCCCAGCAGATCGACCGTTCGCAGCTTCCGCTGTCGGAACCGTCATTCAAAGGCAAGATCGAAAAAACATTCAAGGGTTCCGAGCAGGACTATCCGCAGCCGGTCGCGCCTCCGCAGGGTGCGCCGAACGTCTTGCTGATACTGATCGACGACTTAGGATTCGGGCATCCCTCGACATTTGGCGGACCGATTTCCACGCCTTCTCTCGATCGGCTCGCTGAGTTGGGCGTCAAATACAACCGTTTTCACACTACGGCGATCTGCTCGCCGACGCGGGCTGCATTGCTTACCGGCCGCAATCATCACCAGTGCGCTTTTGGCACAATTACTGAGTTGTCGACCGGGTATCCAGGTTATCACTCGGTCTGGCCACGCAGTTGCGCATCGATTGCGGAAGTGTTAAAGGACAATGGCTACAGCACAGCCGCTTGGGGCAAGTGGCACAACACGCCGGATTGGGAAACCAGCCCAATTGGCCCGTTCGATCGCTGGCCTACAGGATTGGGCTTTGAGTACTTCTACGGTTTCCAGGGGGGCGAAACAAGTCAGTGGTATCCGCAACTGTTCCGCAACACAACGCCGATCGAACAACCTGCAACGCCAGAAGAAGGCTATCACCTGACCGAGGACATTACGGATGACGCTATCGCGTGGATCAACCGGCAGCAGTCGATCAATCCTGACAAGCCATTCTTCGTCTACTTTGCGACAGGCGCCACCCACGCGCCGTTACACGCGCCGGAAGAATGGATTGAAAAGTTCAAGGGACAGTTCGATCAGGGCTGGGATAAGATTCGCGAAGAAACGCTTGCCCGACAGAAAAAGATCGGCGTCGTGCCGGAGAATACGAAACTGACGCCTCGCCCCCAGGAAATCCCCGCTTGGGACAGTCTATCGGACGACGCCAAGCGACTCTACGCTCGTCACCAAGAAGCGTTCGCCGGTTTTCTCGCTCACACGGACTATCATGTTGGACGACTGGTCGACGCCGTGCGTCAACTGCCTGATGGCGATAACACGTTGATCATCTATGTTGCCGGCGACAACGGCCCCAGTGCCGAAGGGAGCTTGACCGGAACCACAAACAACATGATGACGCAGAACGGCATTCCCGATACGGTCGAATTGCAACTGAAAGAACTGCAGGAAATCGGCGGGCCGAAGCACGAGAATCACTATCCGGTCGGTTGGGCGTGGGCGGGGTCGTCGCCGTTCCAGTGGATGAAACGCGTTCCGTCACACTTCGGCGGTACCCGCAATGGTCTGGTGATTTCCTGGCCCGCAAAAGTGAAAGACGCCGGAACGATGCGCAGTCAGTTTCATCATGCCATCGACATCGCTCCGACGATCTACGAGGCGGCCGGAATTCCTGAACCAAAGACCGTCGGCGGCGTCGAGCAAACGCCTATCGCTGGGATTAGTATGGCTTACACCATTTCCGATCCCAACGCTGAAGGGCGACGCGAGACGCAGTACTTCGAAACCGGGGGACACCGCGCGATTTACCACAAGGGTTGGGTCGCAGCCGCATTCCAAGGAGTTCCTTGGGAACTGACCGGATCAAAAGGCTTCGACAACGCCAAGTGGGAACTCTATAACATCGAAGAGGACTTCTCTGAGGCGGTCGACCTGGCGGAGAAGTACCCGGAAAAATTGAAAGAGCTGCAAGCGGCATTCGACCAGGAAGCGGAAAAGTATGACGTCTATCCACTCGACGACCGCTTCGCCGAGCGGGCCGTCAATCGAGAGCGTCCCTCGGTCACCCGCGGGCGAACCTCGTTCAGCTACGCGTCAGGCGCCGATCGCATTCCCGAAGGAAGCGCGCCTCCGCTCTATCAGCGGACTCACACCATCGCCGCATCGCTCGACCTTGCTGAAGAAAGCGTCAACGGGGTGATCGTGGCCGAAGGTGGCAGCTCTGGCGGTTATACGCTGTACGTCGAAGACGGAAAACTTGTCTACGAGTACAACTTCTTCGGCAAAGAACGGAAGAAGATCGTCGCTGACTCCAAGTTGCCCTCGGGCAAGGTCGAAGTCGAAATGGATTACCAGCAGTACCCGGTAACGAAGAACGATCCAGCAGTCGGAGGGACGGTAACGCTCTCCGTGAATGGCAAACAGGTAGCCAAAGGTGAAGTTCCGCACGTTGTGCCTGCTCGGTTTTCGGCCACCGAAACGCTCGACGTCGGTAGTGATCTCGGTTCAACGGTATCCGAAGACTACACGGCGCCGCACTCCTTCAGCGGCGAAATTAAGGAGGTCAGGATCGAGTTGAAGTGA
- a CDS encoding sulfatase has translation MKPVHSASLAHCALVAVLIQGSLVQAAKPNVLFIAVDDLACTLGCYGDVVAKTPNIDRLAASGTCFQRAYNQLPLCNPTRASVMTGLRPDQINVYDLDRHFRDETPDVVTLSQAFQRAGYFTARVGKIYHYNVPAAIGTDGFDDPPSWDRTVNPKGRDKAEESLIFNAEPHRKISASLSWLAAEGAAEEQTDGMIASEAIKIMREKKDEPFFLGVGFFRPHTPYVAPKEFFEMYPLQSLRLPYAPDDDRDDIPTAAFAHNCPVPNYGLDEPTLLKATQAYYACVSMVDAQVGRLLSALDELGIAENTIIVFWSDHGYHLGEHNGVWQKRTLFEQAARAPLIVYAPGQQGKGACDRIVEFVDIYPTITDLAGVDMPEHLAGRSLRRLIDDPHAQWNGQAVTQVLRPADDRLPEMVMGCSIRTDRYRYTEWGDGKYGVELYDHHADPSEFNNLAQDPDERAQAVIAQLRSELRKKASGKTPTTPVNPDRL, from the coding sequence ATGAAGCCTGTCCATTCCGCCTCGCTGGCTCACTGTGCGCTGGTCGCTGTGCTGATCCAAGGCTCGCTTGTTCAGGCGGCTAAGCCGAATGTGTTGTTCATTGCGGTGGACGACTTGGCTTGCACGCTGGGATGTTATGGCGACGTCGTCGCGAAAACGCCGAACATCGATCGATTGGCGGCTTCGGGAACTTGCTTTCAGCGGGCCTATAACCAGTTGCCGCTGTGCAATCCAACGCGAGCGTCGGTAATGACGGGCCTGCGGCCCGATCAGATCAATGTTTACGATCTTGATCGCCACTTTCGCGACGAAACGCCCGATGTGGTGACGTTGTCGCAGGCCTTTCAAAGGGCGGGCTATTTCACGGCGCGCGTCGGGAAGATCTATCATTACAACGTACCGGCTGCGATTGGAACGGATGGCTTCGACGATCCTCCTTCGTGGGACCGGACCGTCAATCCGAAGGGACGCGACAAGGCCGAAGAATCGCTGATCTTTAACGCCGAACCGCATCGCAAGATCAGCGCTTCCCTCAGTTGGTTAGCCGCCGAGGGGGCTGCGGAAGAACAGACTGACGGCATGATCGCCTCCGAAGCGATCAAGATCATGCGCGAAAAGAAGGACGAACCGTTCTTTTTGGGCGTCGGCTTCTTTCGACCTCATACGCCGTACGTGGCGCCGAAAGAGTTCTTCGAGATGTACCCGCTTCAGTCGTTGCGATTGCCTTACGCCCCGGATGATGACCGCGACGATATTCCCACGGCCGCATTCGCACATAATTGCCCGGTGCCGAACTATGGGCTAGACGAGCCGACATTGTTGAAAGCGACCCAGGCCTACTACGCTTGCGTCTCGATGGTGGACGCCCAGGTCGGTCGTCTGCTGTCGGCGTTGGACGAGTTGGGGATCGCGGAAAACACGATCATCGTGTTCTGGAGCGATCATGGTTACCACCTGGGCGAGCACAATGGCGTCTGGCAGAAGCGTACGCTGTTCGAGCAAGCGGCTCGCGCTCCGTTGATCGTTTATGCCCCTGGTCAGCAAGGGAAGGGAGCCTGCGATCGGATCGTGGAGTTTGTCGATATCTATCCGACGATAACCGATCTGGCGGGAGTCGATATGCCGGAACATCTGGCCGGCCGAAGTCTGCGTCGATTGATCGATGATCCGCACGCCCAGTGGAATGGCCAAGCCGTCACGCAAGTCCTGCGACCGGCCGATGACCGCCTGCCGGAGATGGTCATGGGGTGCAGTATCCGCACTGATCGGTACCGCTACACCGAATGGGGCGACGGCAAGTATGGCGTCGAGCTATATGACCATCACGCCGATCCGAGCGAGTTTAATAACCTGGCCCAGGATCCAGACGAGCGAGCCCAAGCTGTGATCGCGCAGCTTCGCAGTGAACTGAGGAAGAAGGCCTCGGGGAAGACGCCCACCACGCCGGTCAATCCCGATCGGTTGTAA
- a CDS encoding 3-keto-disaccharide hydrolase has product MQVLSSLAIVAVLLITFPSAAGALEPEEKDLGFVKLFDGKSFAGWRHNGNWEIQDGAFARVRKGGDLTYATGPAPDDFELRFDWKVSKGCNSGVYYRPGQVEYQVLDDEHSPYGENPRQSAASLFFCMAPSKRVAHPFGEWNTARIICKGTVIEHWLNEERVLSFDYADPKWAKQVELLGIRGGDLTGRGGKIYLQDHGQDVWYRNLRMRTIPANEQLTPDPNFQPIPIPAAALEKEEARVQAMLNRAKP; this is encoded by the coding sequence ATGCAGGTCTTATCATCGCTCGCCATCGTTGCGGTGTTGCTAATAACATTCCCAAGTGCCGCAGGGGCGCTAGAGCCGGAAGAGAAAGATCTCGGGTTTGTCAAGCTGTTCGACGGCAAAAGCTTTGCAGGCTGGCGACACAACGGCAACTGGGAAATACAAGACGGCGCGTTTGCTCGCGTGCGTAAAGGAGGCGACCTGACCTACGCTACAGGCCCGGCGCCAGACGACTTTGAATTGCGGTTCGACTGGAAGGTCTCGAAGGGATGTAACAGCGGAGTCTATTACCGTCCAGGTCAGGTCGAATATCAGGTCCTCGACGACGAGCATAGCCCTTATGGCGAAAACCCGCGGCAATCGGCCGCTTCGCTCTTCTTCTGCATGGCGCCCAGTAAGCGGGTCGCACATCCATTCGGCGAGTGGAACACGGCTCGAATCATTTGCAAAGGAACGGTGATCGAACACTGGCTTAACGAAGAGCGAGTTCTCTCCTTCGACTACGCCGACCCCAAGTGGGCGAAGCAGGTCGAACTGCTGGGCATCCGCGGCGGCGATCTGACCGGCCGCGGCGGTAAGATCTATCTACAAGACCATGGCCAAGACGTCTGGTATCGCAACCTGCGAATGCGCACGATTCCAGCCAACGAACAACTCACCCCAGATCCTAACTTCCAGCCGATACCGATCCCCGCAGCCGCACTCGAAAAAGAAGAAGCCCGCGTACAAGCCATGCTGAATCGCGCAAAGCCGTAG
- a CDS encoding DUF1294 domain-containing protein → MLTAIACYLLLVAVTSGAAFVAYWLDKRLAQSGGRRISEKNLLLFAVVGGWPGALAAQQVFRHKTQKTSFQIKFWFVVALHFGLVGFVAYTILTQ, encoded by the coding sequence ATGTTAACGGCAATTGCCTGCTATCTGCTCCTCGTCGCCGTCACGAGCGGAGCGGCCTTTGTGGCGTACTGGCTCGATAAGCGACTGGCCCAGAGCGGCGGCCGTCGTATCTCGGAGAAGAACCTGCTGTTGTTCGCCGTCGTCGGCGGCTGGCCGGGGGCTTTGGCCGCCCAGCAAGTTTTCCGTCACAAGACGCAGAAGACCAGCTTTCAAATCAAGTTTTGGTTCGTCGTCGCGCTCCACTTTGGGTTAGTGGGGTTTGTCGCTTATACGATCTTGACGCAGTGA
- a CDS encoding glutamine synthetase family protein, translated as MDGDFLPSLTDEIRFVRVLWTDNANVIRAKAIHRRALANYTKHGVGITAASQAMPAMYDAVIPESGLGPIGEIRLVPDFATLTPLPYAPGHARVMGDLVLDGEPWTLCPRGFLRRIAADAALDGFEVMAGFENEFFLLRPTPDGGVAPADDTVFAATLSMDLARPVIDDIVEALLAQNVPVELYYPESGPGQHELSATYTTLTQAADWQVVFRETVHACAARHGLKASFLPKVYADKAGCGCHLHLSLWKDGKNIFPDPAGPGGLSETARSFLAGVLEHLPALAAVVAPSPNSYRRLQPHFWSGAYRCWGLDNREAAARVPSCPTGNGSTHFELKTVDATSNPYLAAGCVVAAGLDGIRRKLTLSPPVQVDPGSLTDAELAERNIDALPANLGEAIKRLAVDKVVTDALGPGLAKSFLAVRQAEWDAMKDYQLDDEVRLLLERY; from the coding sequence ATGGACGGTGATTTCCTCCCTAGCCTGACCGACGAAATTCGCTTCGTCCGCGTCCTTTGGACCGATAACGCCAACGTTATCCGCGCCAAGGCGATCCACCGGCGCGCCTTGGCCAACTACACCAAACATGGCGTGGGGATCACTGCCGCGTCGCAGGCCATGCCGGCAATGTACGACGCCGTCATTCCCGAAAGCGGTCTGGGGCCAATTGGCGAGATCCGGCTTGTCCCTGACTTCGCCACGTTAACGCCGTTGCCGTACGCTCCCGGCCATGCCCGGGTGATGGGGGACCTTGTGCTTGACGGGGAGCCATGGACGCTTTGCCCGCGCGGCTTCCTGAGGAGGATTGCCGCCGACGCTGCGCTTGACGGTTTTGAGGTGATGGCCGGCTTTGAGAACGAGTTCTTCCTCCTGCGGCCGACGCCTGATGGCGGCGTCGCTCCGGCCGATGACACGGTGTTCGCCGCCACGCTGTCGATGGACTTGGCTCGGCCGGTGATTGATGACATTGTCGAGGCGCTGCTGGCCCAGAACGTCCCGGTGGAGTTGTATTACCCCGAGTCAGGGCCGGGTCAGCACGAGCTTTCGGCGACCTACACGACGCTGACTCAGGCGGCCGATTGGCAAGTCGTCTTCCGCGAGACGGTACACGCGTGCGCCGCGCGGCATGGCCTCAAGGCAAGCTTTCTGCCGAAAGTCTACGCCGACAAGGCAGGCTGCGGCTGCCACCTTCACCTCAGCCTGTGGAAGGATGGCAAGAACATCTTCCCCGACCCGGCCGGACCTGGCGGGTTGTCGGAAACGGCTCGCTCTTTTTTGGCCGGCGTGCTGGAGCACCTGCCGGCGCTTGCGGCGGTGGTCGCGCCGAGCCCGAATTCGTACCGTCGGCTCCAGCCGCATTTCTGGAGCGGGGCGTATCGCTGCTGGGGTTTAGACAACCGCGAGGCCGCCGCTCGCGTGCCGAGTTGTCCCACCGGCAACGGCTCGACTCACTTTGAATTGAAAACCGTGGATGCGACTTCCAACCCGTATCTGGCGGCCGGTTGCGTCGTCGCCGCGGGGCTCGACGGAATTCGGCGGAAGTTGACGCTGTCGCCGCCGGTGCAAGTCGATCCCGGCTCACTGACCGATGCGGAACTGGCCGAACGCAACATCGACGCGTTGCCGGCGAACCTCGGCGAAGCGATCAAAAGGCTGGCTGTCGACAAGGTGGTGACCGACGCGCTCGGGCCGGGCCTCGCGAAGTCGTTCCTGGCGGTGCGGCAGGCGGAGTGGGATGCGATGAAAGACTACCAACTTGATGACGAAGTCCGCCTGCTATTGGAGCGGTACTGA
- a CDS encoding amidohydrolase family protein, whose protein sequence is MDLMAIPVLDQHAHNLIMPEAASRTPFRAAFTEGYDPDIIAHHAQHSLFYRRSLREIAQLLGCEPNEQAVLARRDELGLEQLTALCFNAANMEGVLIDDGLMPDQILPLDWHRPFVPVHRLLRLETMAEEIVGEAESFDDFLARFRAGIDPPPAEMVGLKSIIAYRSGLDVRPTSLEDARAKFDVWKSSGQGRRPRLVDKTLLDFLLMQALELAARHELPVQFHTGFGDPDLDLRLANPLHLRPILEDRRYRGAPIVLLHASYPYMRDAGFLASVYPQVYLDVGLAVPMLSVSGMGRAMRELLELAPISKLMYSSDAHLIPELYYLAAKWGRVVLGTVLEEAVRDSDLTAAEADEVAEAVLRGNARALYRLSVS, encoded by the coding sequence ATGGACCTGATGGCGATCCCGGTTCTTGACCAGCACGCCCATAACCTCATCATGCCGGAGGCGGCGAGCCGAACGCCGTTCCGCGCCGCCTTTACTGAAGGCTACGACCCCGACATCATCGCCCACCACGCGCAGCACTCGCTCTTCTACCGCCGCAGCCTTCGCGAGATCGCCCAGCTGCTCGGCTGCGAACCGAACGAACAAGCAGTTCTAGCGCGACGGGACGAACTGGGGCTGGAGCAGTTGACCGCTCTCTGCTTCAACGCTGCGAACATGGAAGGGGTCCTAATCGACGACGGGCTCATGCCCGATCAGATCCTGCCGCTCGATTGGCACCGACCGTTCGTCCCGGTTCATCGTCTGCTTCGGTTGGAAACGATGGCCGAAGAGATTGTTGGGGAGGCGGAGTCGTTCGATGACTTTCTTGCCAGGTTCCGGGCAGGCATCGATCCACCGCCGGCGGAGATGGTGGGCCTGAAGAGCATCATCGCCTACCGTAGCGGCCTCGACGTTCGCCCGACTTCGCTGGAGGATGCAAGGGCGAAGTTTGACGTCTGGAAGAGTAGCGGCCAAGGTCGGCGGCCGCGGCTGGTGGATAAGACGCTGCTCGACTTTTTGCTGATGCAAGCGCTGGAACTCGCCGCGCGTCATGAGCTGCCGGTGCAGTTTCACACAGGCTTTGGCGATCCGGATCTCGACCTGCGCCTAGCTAACCCGCTGCATCTGCGTCCGATACTGGAGGACCGCCGATATCGAGGTGCGCCGATCGTGCTCCTACATGCGTCCTACCCCTACATGCGCGATGCGGGCTTCCTCGCTTCGGTCTATCCGCAGGTCTATCTTGACGTCGGCCTGGCGGTCCCGATGTTGAGCGTGTCGGGGATGGGCCGCGCTATGCGAGAACTGCTGGAGTTGGCCCCGATCAGCAAGTTGATGTACTCCTCCGACGCCCACCTGATTCCGGAACTATACTATCTCGCCGCGAAGTGGGGGCGGGTCGTGCTCGGGACAGTCCTCGAAGAGGCGGTAAGGGATTCCGATCTGACGGCGGCGGAAGCGGATGAAGTAGCGGAGGCGGTCCTGCGGGGCAACGCACGGGCGTTGTACCGCCTGAGCGTTTCGTGA
- a CDS encoding response regulator transcription factor, whose product MIDEDLSLGAVYVVEDNDDTRKSIEWTLTSVGYSVQVFADAKTFLDRVDSKSPCCVVVDLLLPGMTGLSLCQELNQRVSSSAVVMISGHGDVKSAVEAMKQGVVDFLEKPFGREQLLTSVHDASRRAKRHHRETLEEARISEGLATLSPRELEVFGCIADGLVTKQIAAALAISPRTVDVHRSKIAQKLELDSPTQMAHVISVHKRQRDRKIAEE is encoded by the coding sequence ATGATTGACGAGGACTTATCGCTAGGAGCTGTCTACGTCGTCGAAGACAATGACGACACGCGTAAGTCCATTGAATGGACGCTTACGTCGGTCGGCTATTCCGTTCAGGTCTTCGCCGACGCCAAAACGTTTCTCGATCGCGTCGATTCCAAATCTCCTTGCTGCGTGGTAGTCGACCTGTTGTTGCCGGGCATGACTGGCCTCTCCCTCTGCCAGGAACTCAATCAACGAGTCTCCAGCAGCGCCGTCGTTATGATCAGCGGTCATGGCGACGTCAAATCCGCCGTTGAAGCGATGAAACAGGGCGTGGTCGATTTTCTGGAGAAGCCCTTTGGCCGGGAGCAACTGTTGACTTCCGTTCATGACGCCTCCCGACGCGCGAAACGCCATCATCGCGAGACGCTGGAGGAAGCGCGAATTTCAGAGGGGCTCGCCACACTTTCGCCGCGAGAACTGGAAGTCTTTGGCTGTATCGCCGACGGCCTTGTGACCAAGCAAATCGCCGCCGCTCTCGCGATCAGCCCGAGAACCGTCGACGTCCACCGTTCGAAGATCGCTCAAAAGCTGGAACTCGATTCTCCAACGCAAATGGCCCATGTGATCTCGGTCCACAAACGACAAAGAGATCGCAAGATTGCGGAAGAGTGA
- a CDS encoding ATP-binding protein, translating into MERTFSNNTQLRMSRETLPGGIRTSKQLQQESDSLALDCSPYPTLICNELGAIKYLNHALASVWGFEDANGLIGREVRELWREGEAINGLLQEAMTTGNSAETLEARHSQGTTFFVEAIARRLQARRNESASVALYMTPTTSDVFQLQQELCESKRRLEESHEIAKIGNWELDLLGNVLTWSDQVFDIFEVAREEFGGDYEYFLSLVVPDDRALVNDSFLDSLGKSRSYEVTHRIRTSAGKVKWVNERCKTFIDCNGEPIRCMGTVQDVTAQVETQRALQVANARMRSIIDSHYGFVGLLDLNGGLIEINATPFKSDVVNRHDVLGKALWDTEWFSHCRTTSQQIRSAVLQAQDGQSLRFEIDIRCCLNELRTHDISFEPLLDSEGKIVNVVAYAVDISQRKQAEVLLRESENFTRSTLDALSAEIAVLDEMGIISHVNRAWTEFAASCCTYWHTAPKGTNYLELCRRAGAIGIKSASQLAQGIDDILRGRRSEFTVEHCCQSASGQQWFLSRGTQYPGQERVVIVHADITSVKMAESQMEELRSQLVHASRIATMGEMAAGIAHELNQPLSAIRLYAEGGADGISKGTLNDSAIADMLANIAGLATRCGQVIRGLREFAMREEQTRITIDVRDVIHEVLQFMGHECRCTGVSYSLNLGDEAQLVMANPIQLQQVVVNLIRNAIEAQAGQNRLARIEICARSIEERQVEISVKDNGPGMTPETRSRLFDPFFTTKPSNLGMGLKISQSILRDHGGKIDCTSDAEHGTTFLVRLPLAENVQND; encoded by the coding sequence TTGGAACGGACTTTCTCGAACAACACCCAATTGCGTATGTCACGGGAAACGCTTCCTGGTGGAATCAGGACTTCCAAGCAGCTGCAGCAGGAAAGCGATTCGCTCGCCCTTGATTGTTCTCCTTATCCGACCCTGATTTGTAATGAACTTGGCGCCATCAAATACCTCAATCATGCGTTGGCAAGCGTGTGGGGCTTCGAGGACGCCAACGGGTTAATCGGACGCGAAGTCCGTGAGCTTTGGCGGGAAGGCGAAGCGATCAACGGCTTGCTTCAGGAAGCGATGACGACCGGAAACTCGGCGGAGACGCTCGAAGCGCGGCACAGTCAGGGCACGACGTTCTTTGTTGAGGCCATCGCTCGCAGGCTTCAGGCTCGGCGGAACGAATCCGCAAGCGTCGCATTGTATATGACCCCAACCACGTCCGACGTTTTTCAACTTCAACAGGAACTGTGCGAAAGCAAACGGCGCCTGGAGGAATCGCACGAGATCGCCAAGATTGGCAATTGGGAACTTGATCTGCTGGGGAACGTTTTGACATGGTCGGATCAAGTCTTCGATATTTTTGAAGTGGCTCGCGAAGAATTTGGCGGCGATTACGAGTATTTTCTGAGCCTCGTCGTGCCGGATGATCGCGCCCTGGTGAACGACAGTTTCCTCGACTCGTTGGGCAAGTCCAGGTCTTACGAGGTCACCCACCGCATCCGTACGTCAGCGGGCAAAGTCAAATGGGTAAACGAACGCTGCAAGACGTTTATCGATTGCAACGGGGAACCCATTCGCTGTATGGGGACCGTTCAGGACGTCACCGCCCAGGTTGAAACGCAAAGAGCGCTCCAAGTCGCCAACGCCCGAATGCGGTCGATCATCGATTCTCACTACGGGTTCGTCGGCCTCTTGGATCTCAACGGCGGGTTGATTGAGATCAACGCTACGCCGTTCAAGTCGGACGTTGTGAATCGGCATGACGTCCTGGGTAAGGCGCTTTGGGATACGGAATGGTTCTCCCACTGTCGAACCACAAGCCAACAGATAAGATCGGCGGTATTGCAGGCCCAAGACGGGCAATCGCTTCGCTTCGAGATCGACATCCGCTGTTGTTTGAATGAGCTGCGAACCCATGACATTTCCTTTGAGCCGCTCCTGGATAGCGAAGGGAAAATCGTAAACGTCGTCGCCTATGCGGTCGACATCTCCCAGCGAAAACAAGCGGAAGTGCTGCTCCGAGAAAGCGAGAACTTCACGCGTTCGACTTTGGACGCCCTCTCCGCCGAAATCGCCGTGCTCGACGAAATGGGAATCATTTCGCACGTCAATCGAGCGTGGACGGAGTTCGCCGCCTCCTGTTGCACTTACTGGCATACGGCGCCCAAAGGTACGAACTATCTCGAACTTTGCCGTCGTGCAGGCGCCATCGGCATCAAATCCGCATCCCAGTTGGCTCAAGGAATCGATGACATCCTTCGCGGCCGCCGCTCAGAATTTACGGTGGAGCACTGCTGTCAGTCGGCTAGCGGCCAGCAATGGTTTCTCAGTCGAGGTACGCAATATCCGGGACAGGAGCGGGTCGTTATCGTCCATGCGGACATCACGAGCGTGAAAATGGCGGAATCGCAGATGGAGGAGCTCCGCAGTCAACTCGTCCATGCGTCGCGGATTGCGACGATGGGCGAAATGGCCGCAGGCATCGCTCACGAATTAAATCAACCCCTTTCCGCTATCCGACTCTACGCGGAAGGGGGCGCTGACGGCATCTCGAAAGGGACGCTGAATGATTCTGCAATAGCGGACATGCTCGCAAATATCGCAGGCCTGGCGACCCGCTGCGGGCAAGTTATTCGCGGCCTGCGCGAGTTTGCGATGCGGGAAGAGCAAACTCGCATCACCATCGACGTACGCGACGTAATTCATGAAGTTCTCCAGTTCATGGGGCATGAATGTCGATGTACTGGCGTTAGCTATAGCCTGAACCTCGGCGATGAGGCGCAATTGGTGATGGCGAACCCGATTCAACTGCAGCAAGTCGTCGTGAACCTGATCCGAAACGCGATTGAAGCTCAAGCAGGCCAGAATCGCCTGGCTCGCATTGAGATTTGCGCAAGGTCGATTGAAGAACGACAGGTGGAAATATCGGTCAAGGATAACGGGCCCGGCATGACTCCGGAAACGAGGTCCCGATTGTTCGATCCCTTCTTCACGACGAAACCTTCGAATCTTGGCATGGGGCTTAAGATTAGCCAATCGATTTTGCGAGACCATGGCGGCAAAATCGATTGCACTTCCGACGCTGAGCACGGAACGACCTTCCTAGTCCGCTTACCCTTGGCAGAGAACGTTCAAAATGATTGA